The following nucleotide sequence is from Candidatus Polarisedimenticolaceae bacterium.
AGCCGCTGACGCCGGCGCGTGTCCAAGCGTTCCTGAAGGAGCTTGCGCGTTCCGCGCCGGATCGCGGCAGCTATCGCGTCTTCGTCGTGGGCGGTGGGACAGCGATCCTCTTGGGTTGGCGTCCGTCGACCTTCGACCTCGACCTGTACGCTCGCGATGAGCGCGTCTTCCGTGACATCCAGGGAATCAAGGAACGGCTCGACATCAACGTCGAGTTCGCCCGGCCCGAGGACTTCGTGCCCCCGCTTTCGGGGAGCGACGATCGGCACCTCTTCGTGGAGCGCGTCGGCCGCGTCGAGCTCTATCACTACGATCCCTACGCG
It contains:
- a CDS encoding DUF6036 family nucleotidyltransferase — protein: MRQPLTPARVQAFLKELARSAPDRGSYRVFVVGGGTAILLGWRPSTFDLDLYARDERVFRDIQGIKERLDINVEFARPEDFVPPLSGSDDRHLFVERVGRVELYHYDPYAQLLSKVSRGFAQDLDDARRFVTSGMVDPERFRALVAAIPDKTFAKYPALSKSILLRSVERFLASLDGLTR